In Dryobates pubescens isolate bDryPub1 chromosome 8, bDryPub1.pri, whole genome shotgun sequence, a genomic segment contains:
- the NKX2-3 gene encoding homeobox protein Nkx-2.3, which produces MMLPSPVTSTPFSVKDILNLEQQQDPHYGAQLPHHLEHHFHPAACLLAAADGARFSDGEEEEEEEKLSYLSPLAAPGSQPDARISADNYVHAVLRGSCEASGPGEELDPAARDPSEYHCVLKKPLDAAEKAEEAERPKQRSRRKPRVLFSQAQVFELERRFKQQRYLSAPEREHLASSLKLTSTQVKIWFQNRRYKCKRQRQDKSLELGGPAAPPPPRRVAVPVLVRDGKPCLGGSQGYSSAYNGPYSYNGFPAYGYGNAASYNPGYGCTYPAGTGGTSMQAACSPAAAAGPFVNVGSLGGFGSGGQPLHQASAGPSCSQGALQGIRAW; this is translated from the exons ATGATGTTACCGAGCCCCGTCACCTCCACCCCCTTCTCTGTCAAAGACATCCTcaacctggagcagcagcaggacccgcACTATGGGGCCCAGCTCCCGCACCACCTGGAGCACCACTTCCACCCCGCCGCTTGTCTGCTGGCCGCCGCCGACGGAGCCCGCTTCTCCGacggggaggaagaagaggaggaggagaagctgtcgTACCTGAGCCCCCTGGCAGCGCCCGGCAGCCAGCCGGACGCGCGGATCTCCGCTGACAACTACGTGCACGCTGTGCTGCGCGGTTCCTGCGAAGCCTCCGGCCCGGGAGAGGAGCTGGATCCCGCAGCCCGCGACCCAAGTGAGTACCA TTGCGTCTTGAAGAAGCCGCTAGATGCGGCGGAGAAGGCGGAGGAGGCCGAGAGGCCGAAGCAGCGGAGCCGGAGGAAGCCGCGCGTCCTCTTCTCACAGGCGCAGGTCTTCGAGCTAGAGCGGCGCTTCAAGCAGCAACGTTACCTGTCGGCGCCCGAGCGGGAGCACCTAGCCAGCAGCCTCAAGCTCACCTCCACGCAGGTGAAGATCTGGTTCCAGAACCGGCGCTACAAGTGCAAGCGGCAGCGGCAGGACAAGTCGCTGGAGCTGGGCGGCCCCGCGGCCCCGCCACCGCCGCGCAGGGTGGCCGTGCCCGTGCTGGTCCGCGACGGCAAACCGTGCCTCGGCGGATCGCAGGGCTACAGTTCGGCGTACAACGGGCCCTACTCCTACAACGGTTTCCCCGCCTATGGCTACGGCAACGCTGCCTCCTACAACCCCGGCTACGGCTGCACCTACCCCGCGGGCACCGGCGGCACCTCCATGCAAGCCGCCTGCAGCCCGGCAGCGGCCGCCGGCCCTTTCGTGAacgtgggcagcctggggggcttCGGCAGCGGCGGGCAGCCGCTGCACCAGGCGTCAGCGgggccctcctgcagccagggagcacTGCAGGGCATCCGGGCCTGGTAG